AACCACTCAGAAGCAAAACTATTTTGAGAAGATAGTGATTCTAAGTAAAAATTAAAAGGAGATGTATGAATTATATTTACATTGGTTTAATAATAACAGGGATCTGTTTAATTCTTGATGAGATTCTCCCGAGATTGAAACAACCGGGTTATTTTAAGAATCTTATCCGCCTTTCTACCTTTGAAAAGATAATGCCAAATCTTCAGAAAGATTTATCTGATGTTAATAGTTTAAATGATACATTGAGAATGCACATAAAAAATAGATACCAATTTTTTCCAATAAATCCAAGGGCAATTTATTTCAGAGAAGTCCAATTTGATTATTCGGTTTCAAGATATACAGTATGCCCAATCCACGGCGCAATAGAGATGGTCAATCCCCAGAAGATTAAGATTACATTTTGTTTGAATCTCACCATCCCTGCATTTCTCGCTTTTATTAGTATTCTGCTGTTTTACCGCTTTCCACAAACAAGCATAACATTGATAATTCTATTCTTTCTTTTAGTCTCGTGTTTCTGGTATTATATTCTGATTAAAAGGCGTATCGGTGTTCTGATTGAGGCAATTACCAGATGGTTGAATACTCCACTAAAACCACAATCATTCCACAATTCCAGAATTTTGGAATAATGGAATAGTAAAATAAATAATATTGTAGTAACAAGTCTACCCTGAAAATTTTATATTTTTAGTTGCATAGGTATTTCAGTGTTTCGTAAGCACTAGGAGGTGATGTGCCAGTCTCAAATTTTAATATCGTTAAATTCATATTTTCGTTGGCATTGACACTTGGAGCTGCATTTATAGGTTCCCTAGCGACAAGGCAGTCAGTCTCCACCTGGTATGGAACGATAAATAAGCCACCGATAAGCCCGCCAAACTGGTTGTTTGGTCCGGTCTGGACTGCGCTGTTTATTCTTATGGGCATTGCATTTTATTTTGTCTGGAATAAGGGACTCTCTTTGACACCCGTAAAGACCGCTATTATCATTTTTTTAATACAACTGGTTCTTAATGTCGTCTGGTCTTTTCTCTTTTTCGGATTGCGCTCTCCATTATATGCATTCATTGAGATTATCATACTTTGGATTGCTATTCTGCTTACGATAATTTATTTCTTCAAGGTTTCATATGTAGCCGGCTACCTCTTGATACCGTACATTCTCTGGGTCAGTTTTGCTTCAATCTTAAACGGGTGGATTGCAGTATTGAATTGATAAAATGATATATCGTGA
This candidate division WOR-3 bacterium DNA region includes the following protein-coding sequences:
- a CDS encoding TspO/MBR family protein; this translates as MPVSNFNIVKFIFSLALTLGAAFIGSLATRQSVSTWYGTINKPPISPPNWLFGPVWTALFILMGIAFYFVWNKGLSLTPVKTAIIIFLIQLVLNVVWSFLFFGLRSPLYAFIEIIILWIAILLTIIYFFKVSYVAGYLLIPYILWVSFASILNGWIAVLN